Proteins encoded in a region of the Rutidosis leptorrhynchoides isolate AG116_Rl617_1_P2 chromosome 9, CSIRO_AGI_Rlap_v1, whole genome shotgun sequence genome:
- the LOC139867139 gene encoding uncharacterized protein — protein MTKWWRTAVVGLRNTTAKSNSYHTIQAIPREITGNRVSVKDRAQGRIPAVVFAQPNPSIAGDGGGPVRSVSRKHLLTTERRQIQSILKSIELPYFCTTTFPLQIRAGSGSSTLLESGNVLPIKVHRDPETGKLLNLVFVWADEGTELKVDVPVVFKGEDVCPGLKKGGFLNKIRTSLKYKCPSEHIPQKIEIDISNLDIGEKVFMKDIKVHPSLKLLSKNESLPICKVVAAKLDSPLPTQ, from the exons ATGACGAAGTGGTGGCGCACCGCCGTGGTTGGCCTGAGAAACACGACGGCGAAATCAAATTCATACCATACAATCCAAGCAATCCCTAGAGAAATTACCGGTAATAGAGTCTCTGTCAAAGATAGAGCTCAAGGTCGAATACCCGCTGTCGTGTTCGCACAACCTAACCCTAGTATCGCCGGCGACGGCGGAGGTCCGGTGAGGTCTGTTTCTAGAAAGCATTTATTGACCACCGAGAGAAGACAGATTCAATCAATTCTCAAGTCCATTGAGCTTCCTTATTTCTGTACCACAACTTTTCCACTGCAGATCAGGGCCGGGTCGGGTTCTTCTACGTTACTTGAATCCGGAAATGTTCTTCCAATTAAG GTGCATAGGGATCCCGAGACCGGAAAGCTTTTAAATTTGGTGTTTGTTTGGGCGGATGAAGGAACGGAACTGAAGGTTGATGTGCCTGTTGTCTTTAAAGGCGAAGATGTTTGCCCTGGTCTTAAGAAAG GTGGTTTCCTGAACAAGATAAGAACTAGTTTGAAGTACAAATGTCCATCAGAGCACATTCCCCAGAAGATTGAAATCGACATCAGCAATTTGGACATTGGAGAGAAGGTGTTCATGAAAGATATCAAGGTCCATCCATCTTTAAAGCTTCTAAGCAAAAATGAGTCACTGCCTATTTGCAAGGTTGTTGCAGCTAAGTTAGATAGCCCGCTGCCCACACAGTAG